A single window of Deltaproteobacteria bacterium DNA harbors:
- a CDS encoding cytochrome c3 family protein produces the protein MEKEGKTRGKWLFFGIGLIASLSLGWVAFPKIIQVAQEQPVRFSHLKHGEEATLKCEDCHFFKPDGTFAGIPPITKCLECHGGLEITEEEQDLIKRGLAWHIYSKQPDHVFFSHIAHIKMAKIECKTCHQSVGGKTDKNPTYRYKWISGYAPEAMTMKTCETCHEKKGISNACFVCHK, from the coding sequence GACCAGGGGCAAATGGTTATTTTTTGGGATCGGGCTGATCGCTTCCTTAAGTTTGGGTTGGGTTGCTTTTCCAAAGATAATTCAGGTTGCGCAAGAACAACCGGTCCGGTTCAGTCACCTGAAGCATGGGGAAGAGGCCACCTTAAAATGCGAAGACTGCCATTTTTTTAAGCCTGACGGCACGTTCGCCGGCATACCGCCTATAACCAAGTGTCTGGAATGCCATGGCGGATTGGAGATAACCGAAGAGGAACAAGATCTTATAAAAAGGGGTCTGGCCTGGCACATTTATTCCAAACAACCCGATCACGTCTTTTTCTCTCACATCGCCCACATTAAGATGGCCAAAATAGAATGCAAGACCTGTCATCAGTCCGTAGGCGGCAAGACCGATAAAAATCCGACCTATCGCTATAAATGGATTTCCGGATATGCCCCGGAAGCCATGACGATGAAAACCTGCGAAACCTGTCATGAAAAAAAGGGGATAAGCAACGCCTGTTTTGTTTGTCATAAGTAA